The sequence ACGCTTCGCGAATGATTGCAAAAAACATTGCCAAGAGCAGCGTCATGCCTACTATGCCATGCCGAGCTAAAGTCTCAACGAACTGATTATGTAAATGGACGCTCATCTTACGATCTTCTCCGACTATGGGATCAAGCGGATATATTAGATCTTTTCGTTCTTCGTATAATACGTCCCCAAGATTTTTTTGAGCGCCCGTTCCCGCGCCAAAAAATGGGCGCTTCGACAAAACCGCTATGCCAAGCCGCCACATTGCGACGCGAGCGCCGATGCTGCCTCTATAATTATTGTTTATCATCGTTTCCATGTCGTCGTTGGTGTTCTCCAGTCGCCTTTCAACGGAGGAAGAGAGATTGTACGCCAAAACAACGATTGAGGCGGTTAAAACGATAGCGCCTAACGCGGAGTAAAGAATTTTATACGCAAAGCGAACGTTTAGTGTCTGAAAAAAGATTAGAGCGCACGACGCAAAGAACGCGCATGTAAACGACACGTAGGTGGTGCGCGACGGCAGGGCGAACATAACTATAACCGATAGAACAAACCAGCCAACGCAATAAGCGCACGCTAACTTACGTTTATTTATAAAAGCGCGCGCCGATAAAAATAGCGCGATAAGAGCCGATATCTCAATTAGCGGAGCGAGTCTGCCGTAATGCAGACCGGGGAAATATTGCATATTGGCTCCCGTATCAAGACCTGCGGCGATTTTATACGGCTCTATAATGCCCAAGCGCATAAAAAATGTCGCTAAAACCGCCAACTGAAACCCTGCTAAAACCGCTATCAAAGTCCATTTATCAAAAGGTTTGCTTTCGTTAAAATAAAGTATCAATAAGGGCAGTATCAGCCAAGGGATCGAGAAGCGAAATTCGCGCCAACCAGAATAGTAATTGTCGCTCCACAAAATCGCTAGTCCAATATATCCGACATAAAGCAAACAGGCAACGCCTATGGGATTACAATAGACGCTTTTCAGGCGTTTTGCGTATAGCGCCAATAATAAGACAAACGCAACCGTTCCAGCGCTTGTACTGATTCGGTGGTTAAGAATCGCAAAAACCGCCGTCAAGACGATAAAGGCAAAAATTATTCGCTCTTTTTGCGAGAATACAAAATCAAGGAGTTTCAATTCACCCCCCCCCCCCCCCCGTTTTAGTAGAGCGCGGTTAAAATCTAAGTTAAATATGTTTGCGACGGACGCCATTTTATTTCCTTATAGTAACGCTAGACGTTATCATAGCGCTTGGTACCTTGTTCGATTTCCCAGACAAAAGCGTATTTCAAAAAGATATAAACGCCTTTGCTAAACGCCGCAAATAAACCTTGTATCCCGTCCAGAAAGCCTAAGCGAAAGATATAGGATTTCGTTACGCCCCAAAACGGGTTAAACAATAGTTTAATTAACGAAAAACGTTTGCCTTTTTGCGCGTAAGATTCGGCTGCTAAACGCGCATAAACAATCAGCCGCTTCCAGTGATCGCGCAAATCTTTATAGGAGTAGTGTATTAGATCGCCCTTTAGTTTGGCGGTTTTGCCATTGATTGTTAACCTATCGTGCGGATTGTAGCCGCCCCATTTGGGATTTGCGTCGCGCCTTACAAGTCTTAGGTGGCGATCGGGACGCCACATATAGTTTAGCGTTTTGCCAAGATATACGCTCTTTCGGCTAATTATATAACCCTCCGCGTCGTCGTTCGCAATCGCTTGTTCGATCGATTTAATAAGCTCGTCGCTAACAACCTCGTCCGCGTCGATCGACAATATCCATTTGCCGCCGCATTTTTCCAGCGCGGAATTTTTCTGCTCGATATGCCCCTTCCAATCCTCGTCAAATACCTTAGCGCCGTAACTTAGCGCGATCTCTCTTGTGCGATCGCTCGAATGCGAATCCACGACGACAATTTCGTTCGCGATCGTTTTAACTGCCTCTAGCGTTCGCGGCAGATTGTCCTCTTCGTTAAACGTAATAATCGCCGCGCTTAAAAGTTTATCGTTCATTTTGCCGCCGCCAGATACGCGCTTAAAAACGCTTCGTCGCTAAAAACGCGGATATGTTTATCGTGATCCGTAATCTTTTGGGCAAGCGCTTTGGCGTCGTTTGGCGCGACTAGATTATCCTTTGGCGCTATTTCGCTCAAAGCGCCGACCGTCGTAGCGATTAAAGGAACGCCGATCGACATAATTTCAAAAGCGACGCGGCAGATCGCCTCGCTGCCAATAGAAGCCGCGACTCCAACGTCAAAGGCGCTTATACAAGCGGCGACGTCCGAGCGAAAACCCGTAATAAACGCCGCGTTTGTTAAGCCTTGATCGTTAATATATTTTTGCAGATCGGATATATCCAGATCGGCGCTATCGGTAACTAGCAAAAGTTTATAGCGCTCGTCGCTTTGACGCAAAAGCGCTAGCGCGTCGATTAGATATTTATGTCCTTTAACCTCGCTGTAACGACCGACTAGTCCCGCCACTATATCGCCCTCGCTAAAGCCAAACTCGGATCGAACGCGATCGCGTCCCGCTCGATCGAAGCGGAATTTATTCGTATCGACGCCGCCGTATATCGCATCGATCTTATTAAGCGGCGTTTTTAACCGATCGGTAAAAAATAGTTTAATATATTCGCCGCTAACAATAATGCGATCGGCGCACCTATTGTAAAAAAAACGATTGACGAAATTCGCTTTAGGCATACGCTGATCGCCTCTAACGCGCAGTAGTTTCCAGCGCGCGCCAAAAAAACGCTTTAGCGCCAAAAACCAGAACAGCTCCCCTCGATGAGCGGTTAGAATATCGGGCGCAAAATCGCGTAGAAATCTGTTTAACCGAAGCGCGGCGGCGATCGGATTTGCGGCGTTAAAATAGTCCTCGTAGGTTTTTATATTCATCTCTTTTGCTTTTTTCGCCGTTTGCGTGTTTGGCAAAACGCCCGCGATAACCTCGAAACCCGCCGCTTGCAACAATCGGCAAAGGTTTAGCGCATACCACGCCGTCGCGTTATACCAGCGGACGTTAATAAGATGAAAAAATCTCATCTACTTATAAAACTTTCGATTTTCGTTCATAACGTCTAGGATACTTTGGCTGTGATCGCTTAAAACCGAAGCGTCTAAAGGCTTATAACTATTGGTATCAAACGCGTGCGCGCCGTTTATCGGATCGGGGTGCGCCGAGAATACCAGCGTGCGATTATTTTCAACAATCGCGTTAAAATTCCAGTTGCCGATAACCGCGTATCGACGCTCTTTTGAGGGATAGAGCAGATCGTCGCCGTTGGCGTAATCTTCGGGCGGATTTTGAATGCCAAGCCAGCGCATAGCGGCGGGGATAAAATCGGCGTGGCTCGTTAGATAATCGATCTCGTCGGGCGCGACGTTGGGCAGACGCATAAAAAAAATCGGCTTTGTCTGCTGAACGCTAAAGGCGTGATTGTGTCCAAAACCGCCGCTTTCGTAAAACTCTTCGCCGTGATCGGCGGTAACGATAATTTTTGTGCGATCGTAAGCTCCGTTCGCCTTTAGTTTTTCTATCGCTTGCGCGATTAAAGTATCGTCGTAATAGATCGCGTTTTTATATTGATTAAATAATATATCGCGCCCGCTCGCGTCGATTGTCAGATAGTTTTTATCGCCGTCGTCGTCGGGCTGAAACTTGCGGTGCGTAGAGGGGTAGCTAAACTGGTGCGGCGCGTCGTAAAAAATAAACGCAAAAAACGGCTCGGACATATTTTGATCAAGCCACTCTAAAACCTTTTCGTTCATAGCGCGATCTCTTTCCCAAGACTCGCCTTCAAAACGATCGATAATTTTGTCGTTGATCGTAGCAAACGCGGTGCGGCGAAACTCAGGCCAATTAAGATCGCTGGCGGCGAAAATCCTTATATCAAAACCGCGATATGTTAGCGCGTCAAATAAAACGCTTTGGCGTTGCGCGTTTAGAAACGCAAACCAATAGGGCGCGTTAAGCCCGTAAAAAAACGAGAATACGCCAAAACGGGTGGCGTTGCCGCCGCTAAAGTGGTTGTTAAACGCGATCGATTCGCGCTTTAGCGCGTTCATGGCGGGAGCGCTCTCTTCGTCAATCATATCCCATCTTACCGCGTCCATCATAATAACCATAATGTTTTCGCGCTCGTATTGATCGCTAAAGCGAAGCGGATTTTTCGGATAATCAAGTTGCGATCTAGAGTTATCGCCTAAGACGGCGATCGTTCTTGGCACGGGTTCCACGCCAAAATATTTTTTAGCGAACCTAGTAAATGTGAGCGGCTGATAGTATGGAATTACGCGCAGTTTGTCTAAAATTTCCGTTTTTGAATAGAGATCGGCAAAGCCTACGACCGCTTTATCGATAAGCGCTATTAGAATAACTGCGGGGATTAGATAGCGGTTGATTTTT comes from Helicobacteraceae bacterium and encodes:
- a CDS encoding O-antigen ligase family protein, with protein sequence MASVANIFNLDFNRALLKRGGGGGELKLLDFVFSQKERIIFAFIVLTAVFAILNHRISTSAGTVAFVLLLALYAKRLKSVYCNPIGVACLLYVGYIGLAILWSDNYYSGWREFRFSIPWLILPLLILYFNESKPFDKWTLIAVLAGFQLAVLATFFMRLGIIEPYKIAAGLDTGANMQYFPGLHYGRLAPLIEISALIALFLSARAFINKRKLACAYCVGWFVLSVIVMFALPSRTTYVSFTCAFFASCALIFFQTLNVRFAYKILYSALGAIVLTASIVVLAYNLSSSVERRLENTNDDMETMINNNYRGSIGARVAMWRLGIAVLSKRPFFGAGTGAQKNLGDVLYEERKDLIYPLDPIVGEDRKMSVHLHNQFVETLARHGIVGMTLLLAMFFAIIREAFAVGAFAKMFCGALLIELLIQSIPGSTLVDFSRIITFVLLFACVITIKPQWKDQK
- a CDS encoding glycosyltransferase family 2 protein, translating into MNDKLLSAAIITFNEEDNLPRTLEAVKTIANEIVVVDSHSSDRTREIALSYGAKVFDEDWKGHIEQKNSALEKCGGKWILSIDADEVVSDELIKSIEQAIANDDAEGYIISRKSVYLGKTLNYMWRPDRHLRLVRRDANPKWGGYNPHDRLTINGKTAKLKGDLIHYSYKDLRDHWKRLIVYARLAAESYAQKGKRFSLIKLLFNPFWGVTKSYIFRLGFLDGIQGLFAAFSKGVYIFLKYAFVWEIEQGTKRYDNV
- a CDS encoding glycosyltransferase — its product is MRFFHLINVRWYNATAWYALNLCRLLQAAGFEVIAGVLPNTQTAKKAKEMNIKTYEDYFNAANPIAAALRLNRFLRDFAPDILTAHRGELFWFLALKRFFGARWKLLRVRGDQRMPKANFVNRFFYNRCADRIIVSGEYIKLFFTDRLKTPLNKIDAIYGGVDTNKFRFDRAGRDRVRSEFGFSEGDIVAGLVGRYSEVKGHKYLIDALALLRQSDERYKLLLVTDSADLDISDLQKYINDQGLTNAAFITGFRSDVAACISAFDVGVAASIGSEAICRVAFEIMSIGVPLIATTVGALSEIAPKDNLVAPNDAKALAQKITDHDKHIRVFSDEAFLSAYLAAAK
- a CDS encoding sulfatase-like hydrolase/transferase; this encodes MNARLALFAKANLLFISVLFVAFLLLAKDFDALALCLSTLAALSTAFMFFVVLWLVCALFGVFRRAGFMVAGAVFTIFELLLIIDFFIYRIYHTHINAMILNIAFSPAALTNIDLGVYPYILLAVLAALIAAFQSLLYYMLPKDNDARKLNKKINRYLIPAVILIALIDKAVVGFADLYSKTEILDKLRVIPYYQPLTFTRFAKKYFGVEPVPRTIAVLGDNSRSQLDYPKNPLRFSDQYERENIMVIMMDAVRWDMIDEESAPAMNALKRESIAFNNHFSGGNATRFGVFSFFYGLNAPYWFAFLNAQRQSVLFDALTYRGFDIRIFAASDLNWPEFRRTAFATINDKIIDRFEGESWERDRAMNEKVLEWLDQNMSEPFFAFIFYDAPHQFSYPSTHRKFQPDDDGDKNYLTIDASGRDILFNQYKNAIYYDDTLIAQAIEKLKANGAYDRTKIIVTADHGEEFYESGGFGHNHAFSVQQTKPIFFMRLPNVAPDEIDYLTSHADFIPAAMRWLGIQNPPEDYANGDDLLYPSKERRYAVIGNWNFNAIVENNRTLVFSAHPDPINGAHAFDTNSYKPLDASVLSDHSQSILDVMNENRKFYK